A genome region from Thermococcus gorgonarius includes the following:
- the bpsA gene encoding N(4)-bis(aminopropyl)spermidine synthase — protein sequence MREIVERVKEKTSIPVYERTVENVLSAILASGDVWRIVDLSEEPLPLVVAVVTALYELGYVAFENNQAILTKKGKELVEKYGIGPRADYTCHHCQGRTVELDAFSELLAEFKEITKDRPEPVHEFDQAYVTPETTVARVALMHSRGDLENKEVFVLGDDDLTSVALMLSGLPKRIAVLDIDERLTKFIEKAANEVGYENIEIFTFDLRKPLPDYALHKFDTFITDPPETVHAIRSFVGRGIATLKGPGCAGYFGITRRESSLDKWREIQRVLLNEFGVVITDILRNFNEYVNWGYVEETRAWRLLPIKVMPSYNWYKSYMFRIQTLEGSKGFEDEITVGQELYDDEESSTT from the coding sequence ATGAGGGAGATAGTCGAGAGAGTTAAGGAGAAGACGAGCATTCCCGTTTATGAGAGAACAGTTGAGAACGTTCTGAGCGCTATTCTGGCCAGCGGGGACGTTTGGCGGATTGTTGACCTCAGCGAAGAGCCCCTACCGCTCGTCGTTGCAGTGGTCACAGCTTTGTACGAACTCGGTTATGTTGCCTTTGAGAACAACCAGGCGATCCTTACAAAAAAGGGCAAAGAGCTGGTGGAGAAATATGGGATCGGCCCAAGGGCCGATTACACCTGCCACCACTGCCAGGGCAGGACGGTTGAGCTGGACGCCTTCTCGGAGCTTCTCGCGGAGTTCAAGGAGATAACGAAGGACAGGCCCGAGCCAGTTCACGAGTTTGACCAGGCCTACGTTACTCCTGAAACCACCGTGGCCAGAGTTGCGCTTATGCACAGCAGGGGAGACCTTGAGAACAAAGAGGTGTTCGTCCTCGGCGATGATGACCTGACCAGCGTGGCGCTGATGCTCAGCGGCCTTCCGAAGCGCATAGCCGTCCTCGACATCGACGAGAGGCTTACGAAATTCATAGAGAAAGCCGCCAATGAAGTAGGATACGAGAACATCGAGATATTCACCTTCGACCTGAGGAAGCCCCTCCCCGACTACGCCCTTCACAAGTTCGACACGTTCATCACCGATCCGCCCGAGACAGTCCACGCCATCCGCTCCTTTGTTGGAAGGGGAATAGCCACCCTCAAGGGGCCCGGCTGCGCCGGCTACTTCGGCATAACGAGAAGGGAAAGCTCCCTCGACAAGTGGAGAGAGATACAGAGAGTCCTCCTCAACGAGTTCGGCGTTGTCATAACCGACATCCTCAGGAACTTCAACGAGTACGTCAACTGGGGCTACGTTGAGGAGACGAGGGCATGGAGGCTTCTTCCGATCAAGGTCATGCCGAGCTACAACTGGTACAAGAGCTACATGTTCAGGATCCAGACCCTTGAGGGATCAAAGGGCTTCGAGGACGAGATAACCGTTGGTCAGGAGCTCTACGATGACGAAGAATCATCGACCACATGA
- a CDS encoding nicotinate phosphoribosyltransferase: MRGFYIAHEEDIRAGKTTDVYFIRTKKILEEKGIHRKVFADVSTTGLPNGWKWGVLAGIEEVAKLLEGLPVNVYAMPEGTIFHPYEPVLQIDGYYEEFGIYETALLGMLSQASGIATAALRIKIAANFKPVYSFGIRHMHPAIAPMIDRSAFIGGCDGVSGVLGAEMIGEKPVGTMPHALILTVGDQVKAWKYFDEVVEPEVPRTALVDTLCDEKFEALMAAEALGERLNAVRLDTPGSRRGNFRRIIEEVRWELDLRGYDWVKIFVSGGLNEESIREIVDVADAFGVGSAIASAKPIDFSLDIVEVEGRPITKRGKLSGRKQVYRCENGHYHRIPADKKLEKCPVCGAKVEPLLKPLIENGEIVAELPKAREIREYVLEQAKKFNLTLE, translated from the coding sequence ATGCGTGGCTTCTACATCGCCCACGAGGAGGATATCCGGGCGGGAAAGACGACGGACGTCTACTTCATCAGGACAAAGAAGATACTCGAAGAGAAGGGCATTCACAGGAAGGTCTTTGCAGACGTGAGCACAACTGGCCTTCCAAACGGCTGGAAGTGGGGAGTTCTGGCCGGAATTGAAGAGGTCGCAAAGCTCCTTGAAGGCCTCCCAGTGAACGTCTACGCCATGCCCGAGGGCACGATCTTCCACCCCTACGAGCCGGTTCTCCAGATAGATGGCTATTATGAGGAGTTCGGGATATACGAGACGGCCTTACTAGGCATGCTCAGCCAGGCGAGCGGAATAGCAACTGCGGCATTGAGGATTAAAATAGCGGCAAACTTCAAGCCGGTCTATTCCTTCGGGATAAGGCACATGCATCCTGCAATAGCTCCGATGATAGACCGCTCGGCCTTTATAGGCGGATGCGACGGCGTCTCTGGCGTTCTTGGAGCTGAGATGATCGGTGAAAAGCCCGTTGGAACAATGCCCCACGCGTTGATTCTTACAGTTGGTGATCAGGTAAAGGCCTGGAAGTACTTTGACGAGGTGGTTGAGCCAGAGGTTCCAAGGACTGCTCTGGTTGACACCCTCTGCGACGAGAAGTTCGAAGCTCTAATGGCCGCTGAAGCACTCGGCGAGAGGCTCAATGCGGTAAGACTGGATACGCCCGGCTCGAGGAGGGGCAACTTCAGGAGAATAATCGAGGAGGTCCGCTGGGAGCTCGACCTGAGGGGCTACGACTGGGTCAAAATCTTCGTCTCAGGGGGTTTAAACGAGGAGAGCATAAGGGAGATAGTTGACGTTGCCGACGCCTTCGGAGTTGGCTCGGCCATAGCCAGTGCGAAGCCGATAGACTTCTCCCTCGACATAGTGGAGGTTGAGGGCAGGCCTATAACCAAGCGCGGAAAGCTCAGCGGAAGGAAGCAGGTTTATCGCTGTGAGAACGGCCACTACCACCGCATTCCGGCAGATAAAAAGCTCGAAAAGTGCCCGGTCTGCGGGGCAAAGGTCGAGCCACTCCTCAAGCCGCTCATAGAGAACGGCGAGATAGTCGCTGAGCTTCCAAAGGCGAGGGAGATAAGGGAGTACGTCCTGGAACAGGCCAAGAAGTTCAACTTGACGCTTGAATGA
- a CDS encoding ferredoxin, producing the protein MAWKVTVDQDTCIGDAICASLCPDVFEMGDDGKAHPVVETTDLECAQEAAEACPVGAITLEEV; encoded by the coding sequence ATGGCGTGGAAGGTTACGGTTGACCAGGACACCTGCATTGGAGATGCTATCTGTGCTAGCCTCTGCCCGGACGTCTTTGAGATGGGCGACGACGGAAAGGCCCACCCAGTAGTTGAAACCACCGACCTCGAGTGCGCCCAGGAGGCCGCTGAGGCCTGCCCGGTCGGCGCTATAACCCTCGAAGAGGTCTGA
- a CDS encoding ATPase: MIKPVGDDFVKRYRLQYNLEALERVRGEIGEKAYSRLKALIEYRLYGEEFDHSPLSVKIALAFSGGSDSTSSLKILRWAGFDVVPVTAKLPQMKGRVIEKVKREGAVLVEIPNYLEAITFQMEKGAPICGRCHSMVMKAIEDYALENGIKILASGDLLSSGLISIYRSGDLVILNFPAFLALDKAEIIELIGGKYELSFGCPLLWELFRRAPSTKRFAIQRVLRETRARALNPEMAETLIRDILSR; the protein is encoded by the coding sequence ATGATAAAACCTGTGGGAGACGATTTCGTCAAAAGGTATCGGCTGCAGTACAACCTTGAGGCCCTCGAGAGGGTTAGGGGGGAAATCGGCGAAAAAGCCTATTCCCGCCTGAAAGCCTTGATAGAATACCGCCTTTACGGGGAGGAATTCGACCACTCTCCACTAAGCGTAAAAATAGCCCTCGCCTTCTCAGGTGGATCTGACAGCACCTCCTCGCTGAAAATCCTCCGCTGGGCCGGCTTTGATGTGGTTCCAGTTACCGCAAAGCTCCCCCAGATGAAAGGGCGTGTGATAGAGAAAGTCAAGCGTGAGGGAGCGGTTCTCGTAGAAATTCCCAACTACCTCGAAGCGATAACCTTCCAGATGGAGAAGGGCGCCCCGATATGCGGGAGATGCCACTCCATGGTCATGAAGGCCATTGAAGACTACGCACTGGAGAACGGAATAAAAATCCTCGCCTCCGGCGACCTTCTGAGCTCTGGCCTAATCTCAATCTACCGCTCCGGAGATCTCGTAATCCTCAACTTCCCCGCCTTTCTAGCCCTTGACAAAGCGGAGATAATAGAACTCATCGGCGGAAAGTACGAGCTGAGCTTTGGGTGTCCGCTACTATGGGAGCTATTTAGAAGGGCTCCATCCACTAAAAGGTTCGCCATTCAGAGGGTCTTACGGGAAACCAGGGCCAGAGCATTGAATCCAGAAATGGCCGAAACACTGATACGGGACATACTCTCGCGTTAA
- a CDS encoding FAD-dependent oxidoreductase — MRLNEHPVLKFKRGREVTIYFNGQPVKAYEGEPIAAALHAAGIKVLNYSANEKRPRGLFCAIGKCSSCLMIVNGIPNVRTCITLVEDGMRIEPQRGKAKLPKEAKPPEFRDAKVVKADIVVIGGGPAGLMAAIHAADAGASVVLLDENPMLGGQLVKQTHKFFGKREQFAGVRGVEIAKILEKEVRKRDNIEVFLETSAVGIFQEGDEKLVLGVRKNKELIEFRGRALIVATGAMEKMIPFENNDLPGIYGAGAIQTLMNTYGVKPGDRVLIVGAGNVGLILAYQLVQAGVEVEAIVEAMPKVGGYFVHAAKVRRLGIPILTRHTILRAEGKERVERAVIAQLDENWKPIPGTEKVFDVDVIALAVGLRPSIELLHQAGCQIRFVRELGGHVAVRDEWMETTVRGIFVAGDTAGIEEATTAMLEGKIAGIAAALRLGIAEESWVKEIERAQRDLEEFRSGPFGRHVAEGIRKLLAGVGENV, encoded by the coding sequence ATGCGCCTTAATGAGCATCCTGTTCTAAAATTTAAACGGGGCAGAGAGGTCACTATATACTTCAACGGGCAACCCGTGAAGGCCTATGAGGGGGAACCCATCGCCGCGGCACTCCACGCCGCAGGAATAAAGGTCCTGAACTATTCTGCCAACGAAAAGCGTCCCAGAGGCCTCTTCTGCGCCATCGGGAAGTGCTCCTCGTGCCTCATGATAGTCAACGGCATACCGAACGTCAGGACGTGCATAACCCTCGTGGAGGACGGAATGCGGATAGAACCCCAGAGGGGGAAGGCAAAACTGCCCAAAGAGGCCAAACCCCCGGAATTCAGGGACGCAAAGGTTGTAAAGGCCGATATAGTTGTCATCGGCGGCGGGCCCGCCGGTTTGATGGCGGCGATACACGCGGCCGACGCGGGGGCAAGCGTTGTTCTCCTCGACGAGAACCCCATGCTTGGCGGACAGCTCGTCAAGCAGACCCACAAGTTCTTTGGGAAGAGGGAGCAGTTCGCCGGCGTCAGGGGCGTGGAGATAGCGAAAATCCTGGAGAAAGAGGTCAGAAAGAGGGATAACATTGAGGTATTCCTCGAGACCTCGGCAGTGGGCATCTTCCAGGAGGGGGATGAAAAGCTCGTCCTCGGTGTGAGGAAGAACAAGGAACTCATAGAGTTCCGCGGGAGGGCACTTATAGTGGCCACTGGCGCTATGGAGAAGATGATACCCTTCGAGAACAACGATTTACCTGGAATCTACGGTGCCGGAGCGATTCAAACGCTGATGAACACCTACGGGGTAAAGCCGGGCGACAGGGTTCTGATAGTCGGTGCCGGAAACGTCGGGCTGATTCTAGCTTATCAGCTCGTACAGGCAGGAGTTGAAGTTGAAGCGATAGTCGAGGCGATGCCTAAGGTCGGCGGCTACTTCGTGCATGCTGCCAAGGTGAGGCGCCTCGGAATTCCAATCCTCACGAGGCACACAATCCTGCGCGCCGAGGGGAAGGAGAGGGTTGAAAGGGCTGTAATAGCTCAGCTCGACGAGAACTGGAAGCCGATACCCGGGACGGAGAAGGTCTTCGACGTCGATGTGATAGCCCTCGCCGTTGGGCTGAGGCCGAGCATAGAGCTCCTCCATCAGGCGGGTTGCCAGATAAGGTTCGTCCGCGAGCTCGGCGGCCACGTAGCGGTTCGCGATGAGTGGATGGAAACAACGGTCAGGGGAATATTCGTTGCCGGAGACACGGCAGGAATAGAAGAAGCGACAACGGCGATGCTTGAAGGCAAGATAGCCGGCATAGCCGCCGCCCTGAGGCTGGGAATAGCTGAGGAGAGCTGGGTGAAGGAGATAGAGAGGGCCCAGCGTGACCTCGAGGAGTTCCGTTCCGGGCCCTTCGGAAGGCACGTCGCTGAGGGAATAAGGAAGCTTCTTGCGGGGGTCGGTGAGAATGTCTGA
- a CDS encoding (2Fe-2S)-binding protein, whose protein sequence is MSGKVIICRCNDVTVEEIEALIDEGVTDIEEIKRLLRVGMGPCQGRTCMPLVIAILARKTGKKPDEIPLPRARVPIRPVRVEVLVGGDDE, encoded by the coding sequence ATGTCCGGAAAGGTGATCATCTGTCGCTGCAACGACGTAACGGTAGAGGAAATCGAGGCGCTCATAGACGAGGGCGTCACCGATATCGAGGAGATAAAGCGCCTCCTCCGCGTTGGAATGGGGCCCTGTCAGGGGAGAACCTGCATGCCGCTCGTGATAGCGATCCTCGCGAGGAAAACGGGCAAGAAACCCGACGAGATCCCCCTCCCGCGGGCCAGAGTCCCGATAAGGCCCGTCCGCGTTGAGGTGCTGGTGGGTGGTGACGATGAGTAA
- a CDS encoding RNA 2'-phosphotransferase, producing MRRPTRTRVSKLMAYILRHSPEEFGLKPDVEGFVSLGELVKALKTVYSDVDEEFVREIVVHDPKGRYEIRGNKIRARYGHSFPVSLNHEEDTESRFLYHGTPRRNLPSILKEGLKPMKRQFVHLTTSKSEALETGRRHGRDVALLIIDADCLRREGLKVYKAGKNVRIVERVPPDCIMLKI from the coding sequence ATGAGGCGGCCAACGAGGACAAGAGTCAGCAAGCTGATGGCCTACATTCTGAGGCACTCACCGGAGGAGTTTGGGCTAAAACCGGACGTTGAGGGCTTCGTCTCTCTCGGTGAGCTTGTAAAGGCTCTAAAAACAGTTTACTCCGATGTTGATGAAGAATTCGTACGCGAGATCGTTGTTCACGATCCAAAGGGCCGCTACGAAATCAGGGGCAACAAAATCCGCGCCCGCTACGGCCACAGCTTTCCGGTAAGTCTGAACCATGAGGAAGACACTGAAAGCCGTTTTCTCTACCATGGAACTCCAAGAAGAAACCTACCGTCCATTCTCAAAGAGGGTTTGAAGCCGATGAAACGGCAGTTCGTCCACCTCACCACGAGCAAAAGCGAGGCCCTGGAAACGGGCAGGAGACATGGAAGGGACGTAGCTCTGCTTATCATTGACGCCGACTGTCTGAGGAGGGAAGGCTTGAAGGTTTATAAGGCAGGGAAGAACGTGAGGATAGTGGAGAGAGTCCCACCAGACTGCATCATGTTAAAAATCTAA
- a CDS encoding metal-sulfur cluster assembly factor has protein sequence MVTKDEVEKVVKSVVDEKFIKSIGVDDKGNVTVTLARDTPDIDNVLIKLHSEIGKLEGVGLITINREREEKTGEGENVQLTEELILEKLKEVIDPEIGIDVVNLGLIYDLQIRPDNTVYVKMTMTTPGCPLTMWILRAVEDKILEIPGVKDAEIELTFDPPWSPDMISPEYKKKLGLY, from the coding sequence ATGGTTACGAAGGATGAGGTTGAAAAGGTCGTGAAATCGGTCGTTGACGAGAAGTTCATTAAATCCATTGGGGTGGACGATAAGGGCAACGTCACGGTTACTCTCGCTAGGGACACTCCCGACATAGACAACGTCCTCATAAAGCTCCACTCCGAGATTGGAAAGCTTGAAGGTGTAGGTTTGATAACCATAAACCGCGAGCGCGAGGAGAAAACCGGTGAAGGCGAGAACGTTCAGCTCACGGAGGAGCTGATCCTGGAGAAGCTAAAGGAGGTCATAGACCCCGAGATAGGCATCGACGTCGTTAACCTCGGTCTGATTTACGACCTCCAGATAAGGCCCGACAATACGGTCTACGTCAAGATGACGATGACAACTCCGGGCTGCCCGCTCACGATGTGGATTCTAAGGGCTGTGGAGGACAAGATACTCGAGATTCCCGGCGTTAAGGACGCTGAAATCGAGCTCACCTTCGACCCACCGTGGAGCCCGGACATGATAAGCCCGGAGTACAAGAAAAAGCTTGGCCTTTACTAA
- a CDS encoding 4Fe-4S dicluster domain-containing protein has protein sequence MSEVPPYLQRGYITPEELFEIIPKPSEERLRARPVAVPECPQEIPCAPCREICPTSAISMPTPNDIPVVDYEKCIGCSLCVQICPGLAFFMVHYVGNKARITMPHELLPLPERGEEVVLLNRVGEPVGKGKVLTVVPREKTKGDTPIITVEVPIELAWEVRAVKVER, from the coding sequence ATGTCTGAGGTTCCTCCTTACCTTCAGAGGGGATACATAACGCCCGAGGAGCTTTTTGAGATAATTCCGAAGCCGAGCGAGGAGAGATTGAGGGCCAGACCAGTCGCAGTTCCGGAGTGCCCGCAGGAGATACCCTGCGCGCCCTGCAGGGAGATATGCCCGACCAGCGCGATAAGCATGCCCACGCCGAATGACATACCCGTAGTAGACTATGAGAAGTGCATAGGATGCTCCCTCTGCGTCCAGATATGCCCCGGGCTGGCGTTCTTCATGGTGCACTACGTTGGCAATAAGGCGAGGATAACGATGCCTCACGAGCTTCTGCCGCTCCCGGAGAGAGGAGAGGAAGTGGTTCTCCTCAACCGCGTTGGAGAGCCCGTTGGGAAAGGCAAGGTCCTCACCGTCGTCCCAAGGGAGAAGACAAAGGGGGACACGCCGATAATCACCGTCGAGGTGCCGATTGAGTTAGCGTGGGAAGTTAGGGCGGTTAAGGTGGAGAGGTGA
- a CDS encoding NAD(P)/FAD-dependent oxidoreductase: MKIVVVGSGTAGSNFALFMRKLDRKAEITVIGKEPTMQYSPCALPHVISGTIEKPEDVIVFPNEFYEKQKINLMLNTEVKEIDRERKVVITDKGEVPYDKLVLAVGSKAFVPPIKGVENEGVFTLKSLDDVRRIKSYIAERKPKKAVVIGAGLIGLEGAEAFAKLGMEVLVVELMDRLMPTMLDKDAAKLVQAEMEKHDVSFRFGVGVSEIMGSPVKAVKIGEEEVPADLVLVATGVRANVDLAKKAGLEVNRGIVVNEHLQTSDPDIYAIGDCAEVIDAVTGKRTLSQLGTSAVRMAKVAAEHIAGKEVSFRPVFNTAITELFDLEIGTFGITEERAKKEGIEIAVGKFKGSTKPEYYPGGKPITVKLIFRKSDRKLIGGQIVGGERVWGRIMTLSALAQKGAAVEDVVYLETAYAPPISPTIDPITVAAEMAMRKFR, translated from the coding sequence ATGAAAATCGTGGTTGTCGGTTCTGGTACAGCCGGAAGCAACTTCGCCCTCTTCATGCGCAAGCTCGACAGGAAAGCCGAGATAACCGTCATTGGAAAGGAGCCGACCATGCAATATTCCCCGTGCGCGCTCCCCCATGTGATAAGCGGAACGATTGAGAAGCCGGAGGATGTCATCGTCTTCCCGAACGAGTTCTACGAGAAGCAGAAGATAAACCTAATGTTAAACACAGAAGTTAAGGAGATAGACCGCGAGAGAAAGGTCGTGATAACGGATAAGGGCGAGGTTCCCTACGACAAGCTCGTCTTGGCTGTTGGCTCGAAGGCCTTCGTCCCGCCGATAAAGGGCGTTGAGAACGAAGGTGTTTTCACCCTCAAGAGCCTTGACGACGTGCGCAGGATTAAATCCTACATCGCCGAGAGGAAGCCGAAAAAAGCGGTCGTAATTGGCGCTGGCTTAATAGGCCTCGAAGGGGCCGAGGCCTTTGCCAAGCTCGGCATGGAGGTTCTCGTCGTTGAGCTGATGGATCGCCTAATGCCCACAATGCTCGACAAAGACGCTGCAAAGCTCGTCCAGGCTGAGATGGAAAAGCACGACGTTTCATTCAGGTTCGGCGTCGGTGTGAGCGAGATAATGGGAAGCCCTGTTAAGGCTGTTAAAATCGGCGAGGAGGAGGTCCCAGCGGACCTCGTCTTGGTTGCCACAGGGGTCAGGGCGAACGTTGATCTGGCCAAAAAGGCCGGTCTCGAAGTCAACAGGGGAATAGTGGTGAACGAGCACCTCCAGACGAGCGATCCAGATATTTACGCGATAGGCGACTGTGCGGAAGTTATTGACGCGGTAACGGGTAAAAGAACCCTCAGCCAGCTCGGAACTTCGGCGGTTAGAATGGCCAAAGTTGCTGCAGAGCACATAGCGGGCAAAGAGGTTTCCTTCAGGCCCGTCTTCAACACGGCGATAACTGAGCTGTTCGACCTCGAAATCGGCACCTTTGGAATCACCGAGGAGAGGGCGAAGAAGGAGGGTATTGAAATAGCGGTCGGCAAGTTCAAAGGCTCGACCAAGCCCGAGTACTACCCCGGCGGAAAGCCCATAACCGTCAAGCTGATCTTCAGGAAATCTGACAGAAAGCTCATAGGCGGCCAGATAGTCGGGGGCGAGCGCGTCTGGGGCAGGATAATGACTCTCTCCGCGCTAGCGCAGAAGGGTGCAGCGGTGGAGGATGTGGTCTACCTTGAGACGGCCTACGCCCCGCCGATAAGCCCGACCATCGACCCGATAACTGTCGCGGCGGAGATGGCGATGAGGAAATTCCGTTGA
- a CDS encoding MBL fold metallo-hydrolase: MRVIPLASESLGVRSLATFVEASGLKILIDPGVALGPKRYGLPPAKVELETLQQMRRKLQGYAKRADVVTISHYHYDHHTPFFEGLYESSSEEYAREIYAGKFLFIKHPRENINFSQRKRAWAFLKNAEPIAKKIEFADGRAFDLGGVKLEFSPAVPHGSEGSKLGFVVMVLIDDGSKRVIHASDIQLLNRKAVEWIIAKNPDLLITGGPPTYLGKRAEGSWETGIKNLNEIIRETNAEIILDHHIVRDKRYPEFFDELEKKPKTFAGYLKVEDRPLEAYRRELHKREKGEETELPFSPEEKP, translated from the coding sequence ATGCGTGTTATCCCCCTTGCCTCTGAAAGCCTCGGAGTTAGAAGCTTAGCAACGTTCGTGGAAGCCTCTGGCTTAAAAATCCTCATCGATCCGGGCGTCGCCCTCGGGCCGAAGCGCTACGGTCTTCCTCCAGCAAAGGTAGAACTGGAAACCCTTCAGCAGATGAGGAGGAAGCTCCAGGGTTATGCAAAAAGGGCCGACGTGGTAACAATCTCCCACTACCACTACGATCACCATACACCCTTCTTTGAGGGCCTCTACGAGAGCTCAAGTGAGGAATACGCGAGGGAAATCTACGCCGGAAAGTTCCTCTTCATCAAGCACCCGCGGGAGAACATAAACTTCAGCCAGAGGAAGCGTGCTTGGGCCTTCCTCAAGAACGCCGAGCCGATAGCGAAGAAGATAGAGTTCGCCGACGGGAGAGCCTTCGACCTCGGTGGGGTTAAGCTTGAGTTCTCTCCCGCTGTTCCGCACGGAAGCGAAGGCTCAAAGCTCGGCTTCGTCGTGATGGTCCTCATTGACGACGGCTCCAAGAGGGTAATCCACGCCAGCGACATCCAGCTGTTGAACAGAAAAGCTGTTGAGTGGATAATCGCTAAAAACCCCGACCTGCTCATAACCGGCGGCCCGCCGACGTATCTCGGAAAGCGTGCCGAGGGTAGCTGGGAGACTGGAATCAAAAACCTCAACGAGATAATCCGCGAGACAAACGCTGAGATAATCCTCGACCACCACATCGTCAGAGACAAGCGCTACCCGGAGTTCTTCGACGAGCTGGAGAAAAAACCGAAGACCTTCGCGGGTTACCTAAAGGTCGAGGACAGACCACTGGAGGCATACAGGAGGGAGCTTCACAAGAGGGAGAAAGGAGAAGAAACCGAACTCCCGTTTTCCCCTGAGGAAAAGCCTTAA
- the pyrH gene encoding UMP kinase has product MRIVFDIGGSVLVPDDPDIDFIKAIAYELVKISEDHEVAVVVGGGKVARKYIKAAKEFTPNETFKDYIGIHITRANAMLLIAALGEKAYPFVIQDFRKAWEVIQLKKIPIMGGTHPGHTTDAVAALLAEYLQADLLVVVTNVDGVYDSDPRKNPNAKKLDRITPEELVEIAMEAESKAGGSGVVDALAAKFIQRGRIRTYIVGKEDAYHLFDVVKGRHNGTVVEP; this is encoded by the coding sequence ATGAGGATAGTCTTCGACATAGGCGGCTCTGTTTTGGTCCCGGACGATCCGGACATCGATTTTATCAAGGCGATAGCATACGAGCTCGTCAAGATAAGCGAGGATCATGAGGTGGCCGTTGTCGTCGGCGGTGGTAAAGTCGCCAGGAAGTACATCAAGGCCGCGAAGGAGTTCACACCCAACGAGACTTTCAAAGACTATATAGGAATCCACATCACGAGGGCAAACGCGATGCTGCTCATCGCCGCGCTCGGCGAGAAGGCCTATCCCTTTGTCATCCAGGACTTCCGTAAGGCCTGGGAAGTGATACAGCTCAAGAAGATACCGATAATGGGCGGAACCCACCCAGGCCACACGACTGACGCTGTCGCTGCTCTTCTCGCGGAGTACCTGCAAGCCGACCTTCTAGTGGTAGTCACCAACGTCGACGGTGTCTACGACAGCGACCCAAGAAAGAACCCGAACGCTAAGAAGCTTGATAGAATAACCCCGGAGGAGCTTGTGGAGATAGCGATGGAGGCAGAGAGCAAGGCCGGTGGGAGCGGTGTCGTTGATGCCCTCGCCGCCAAGTTCATCCAGCGCGGAAGGATAAGGACATACATCGTGGGAAAAGAGGACGCCTACCACCTCTTTGACGTGGTAAAAGGCAGGCACAACGGGACCGTTGTGGAGCCTTAA
- a CDS encoding NAD(P)/FAD-dependent oxidoreductase, with protein MSKVAIIGGGIIGVATAYELAKLGEEVILFEKNYFGSGSTFRCATGIRAQFTDEANIRLMKYAVERWEKLEEELGFDINFRQTGYLFLATSEEEVEAFKNNIRLQNKFGVPTRLIDMDEAKEIVPILNTEPFLAGAWNPKDGKANPFKTLFAYLFRAKELGVDAREHTEVVGFEREGDVITAVKFRSNGKVESVKVDAVLNAANAWAPLINEMAGLKRDLVPITAYKHQLVKTEPLERGQAEPLVCPPSWNDAYIIQDGEDGGIICGVGIEHRAKSLDDYEPTYDFLRGVLRYATMIAPPLRYAHIVRQWAGFYAKTPDKNPAIGKLLDNFYIAAGFSGHGFMMAPAVAQAMAELIAKGRSKVPLDWDWYDPYRFERGELRSSAFQIG; from the coding sequence ATGAGTAAGGTCGCGATAATCGGTGGCGGAATAATCGGCGTTGCCACCGCCTATGAACTAGCGAAGCTCGGAGAAGAAGTCATTCTCTTCGAGAAGAACTACTTCGGCTCCGGCTCGACCTTCCGCTGTGCCACCGGAATCCGCGCCCAGTTCACGGACGAGGCCAACATAAGGCTCATGAAGTACGCGGTCGAGCGCTGGGAGAAGCTCGAGGAGGAGCTGGGCTTTGACATCAACTTCAGGCAGACCGGCTACCTCTTCCTCGCGACGAGTGAGGAGGAGGTCGAGGCCTTCAAAAACAACATCAGGCTTCAGAACAAATTTGGCGTTCCCACAAGGCTCATAGACATGGACGAGGCGAAGGAGATAGTCCCAATCCTCAACACCGAGCCATTCTTAGCCGGCGCTTGGAATCCTAAGGACGGCAAGGCGAATCCCTTCAAGACGCTCTTTGCTTACCTCTTCCGGGCCAAGGAACTCGGCGTTGACGCGAGGGAGCACACCGAGGTGGTTGGTTTCGAGCGCGAGGGGGATGTTATAACCGCGGTCAAGTTCAGGAGCAACGGGAAGGTCGAGAGCGTTAAGGTCGACGCCGTTCTGAACGCGGCCAACGCCTGGGCGCCGCTCATAAACGAGATGGCCGGCCTGAAGCGCGACCTCGTGCCAATAACCGCTTACAAGCACCAGCTCGTCAAGACGGAACCTCTGGAGAGGGGCCAGGCGGAGCCGCTTGTCTGCCCGCCGAGCTGGAACGACGCTTACATAATCCAGGACGGTGAGGACGGGGGAATAATCTGCGGCGTAGGGATAGAGCACAGGGCAAAAAGCCTAGACGACTACGAGCCGACCTACGACTTCCTGCGCGGCGTTCTCCGCTACGCTACGATGATAGCACCGCCTCTCCGTTATGCCCACATCGTCCGCCAGTGGGCGGGCTTCTACGCTAAAACTCCGGACAAGAATCCCGCAATAGGGAAACTCCTCGACAACTTCTACATTGCCGCTGGCTTTTCAGGGCACGGCTTCATGATGGCCCCCGCGGTTGCTCAGGCCATGGCAGAGCTTATAGCCAAAGGCCGCTCCAAGGTTCCCCTCGACTGGGACTGGTACGATCCCTACCGCTTCGAGCGCGGAGAGCTCCGCTCCAGCGCATTCCAGATAGGGTGA